CAATTTAGAAAATACCAAAGACCCTTTTTTACCTGCCCTACGCGATCTCTATCGGATTACGTGGATGCATAACCAAAAACTGTTGTATAGAGCTCAGCAGATAGTTAGAGACTGCAATGTGTCCAAGATTCCAACAATGTTACTTAAAGGAATTCCGATGTCTTTACATTATTATAAAGATATGGGAGTAAGACCAATGGGGGATGTAGATGTATTAGTTCGATTAGAGGATGTGGAAAAAGCTGTCATTGTACTTGCAAAATACGGAAATATTCCAAGCTCTGTTGAATACCAATATCGACATATTATCCATGCAATGCATTGTTATGATGAGCATGGAATTGATGTTGATTTACATTGGCAACCCTTCTTTTTTCAAAATGCAAATGCTAAATCTATTCAATTAGATTCAAGATTTAGTGTGTTATATCAGTTATTAGATACCCAAACGAATATTTTCTCACCACCAATGCAGTTATTTCATACAGTGATACATGGCACAATGGGCGGTGTCCCTGTTTTACGTTGGATTACAGATGCGGCTTACATCTGTAAATCTGTTGATACTGCTGAAAATATTAAAGAATTTATGAACCTAAGCAAAGAATTTAATCTTGACTATGCAGTGAGATTATGCATGGAGTATTTACATGAAGAATTTGGGATATTAAGTGAAGAGGCGTACCAAGAAATTCAAAAAATATCTGAAAATAGAAAGCAGAAAGAGTTTCTGCTTTTATCATTGAACTATTCTTCTAATTTTGTTCATCGATTATGGCGATTGATAGTTAGACAAAGTATAGCCTATGATCTATTTTATGAGTATAGACAAAAACAATCTAAAGTAAGGTGGATCTTTGATAAGATACTGTATAAAACTATTTATGAATTAAAATTTTATACTGTTAAAGAAATATTTCTACGAATATCTAAATAAATACCTGTCGAATTATTATACAACCTTCCAAAATAAATAAGCTAACATGTTCACTTTTTTTTAGTAGTACAGTAGCTTAATTTATCTGTAGATTTATATTTAATCCATTAATTTGGGGAAAGGGATTCTGTAAGTTCCTGCGTTATTACAGATAGACAGTTTTGTGATAAAATTGTAGTTATTGAATGATTTTTCGGAAAGTCTAAAGTATAATTGGAATAGACATT
Above is a window of Runella slithyformis DSM 19594 DNA encoding:
- a CDS encoding nucleotidyltransferase family protein; the protein is MLLEEAKKWIGIREDQIWLLKAALFEPSEALKYWGLWKGYWQLDDFTKEDSFSSVFCYIDVDSQRILPLVYRNLENTKDPFLPALRDLYRITWMHNQKLLYRAQQIVRDCNVSKIPTMLLKGIPMSLHYYKDMGVRPMGDVDVLVRLEDVEKAVIVLAKYGNIPSSVEYQYRHIIHAMHCYDEHGIDVDLHWQPFFFQNANAKSIQLDSRFSVLYQLLDTQTNIFSPPMQLFHTVIHGTMGGVPVLRWITDAAYICKSVDTAENIKEFMNLSKEFNLDYAVRLCMEYLHEEFGILSEEAYQEIQKISENRKQKEFLLLSLNYSSNFVHRLWRLIVRQSIAYDLFYEYRQKQSKVRWIFDKILYKTIYELKFYTVKEIFLRISK